From a single Paenibacillus sp. FSL W8-0426 genomic region:
- a CDS encoding DUF948 domain-containing protein has protein sequence MIYQISVAIIAVAFAVLVFFLIRTLKSAQASLDNVSQTLQEVRTTIDELSYEVKQTVRHANDITADVQHKMKQIDPVMESVQNLGDVLNEVSAAAKQVSTTMISRFQTKRAEKEREQKSVVHPAQQPSTPVDRTVNSYDATYNQGAKGGKEWLKYVDLAASIWQRIRK, from the coding sequence ATGATCTACCAAATTAGCGTGGCGATCATTGCCGTGGCATTTGCTGTGCTTGTGTTTTTTCTGATTCGTACATTGAAGTCCGCTCAGGCTTCGCTTGACAATGTCTCGCAAACGCTGCAAGAGGTACGAACAACGATTGATGAGTTGAGCTACGAGGTAAAACAAACGGTAAGGCATGCCAATGACATCACTGCGGACGTACAGCACAAAATGAAGCAGATCGATCCGGTCATGGAGTCGGTGCAAAACCTGGGAGACGTATTGAATGAAGTCAGTGCTGCGGCAAAGCAGGTGTCGACCACGATGATTTCGCGGTTTCAAACCAAGCGCGCAGAGAAGGAACGGGAACAAAAGTCCGTCGTGCATCCCGCCCAGCAGCCATCAACGCCTGTCGACCGGACGGTGAACAGTTATGATGCTACATATAACCAAGGGGCAAAGGGCGGTAAGGAGTGGCTCAAATACGTCGACCTTGCAGCAAGCATATGGCAGCGCATAAGAAAATAA
- a CDS encoding response regulator produces the protein MKIRNKLLIGFTALMAILIVLTFVSYERLHNSNQQLDQMYQERYLKVRYSTGIRGEVNEVAKVLANLLLNPSNSVSTANNQLGGMVEDAERFLAQVRERAGSAYEHQLVDRVEEAWNAFEKYAERQINLLSQGRVEEANQYRNTTGLQVQQEAMDSMNALSRYQDQEIDTQITQANEQYTRAVQITSGITIAGLLLALGVILWVLPSITKGLNTVNMMIASLGKGHYRTVRRIRVKSSDEIGQVAEVLKAVSGDLEEKLEVEKAYLQAQKDLNWTNSNIARVPELLRGIGSIRQISQMFISEFAPVLGAQAGAVYLIDEEKHPDEIRRYGVYALEETSEAGKKAYRIGEGLIGQVALDERPIQLEEAPGDYVRITSATGHSQATSIMIHPIVFEDELIGVVELASFNGFSDLQKNLFTQLVSNLGVILNNVRRRLRVEELLRESQALTEELQVQSEELQTQQEELRRSNENLEEQAAALKRSEELLQRQQEELEHFNTELIAKTRALEEQVREVEEKNDEIEQTKVQLEQQAMQLSMTSKYKSEFLANMSHELRTPLNSLLILSQLLSENKDGNLTEKQREYAHTIYMSGADLLKMIDEILDLSKVDAGKMDINYETVHMEDLALFTKQNFGPVASKKELGLNVEFDANLPDWIYTDGHRVKQILRNLLSNAFKFTNRGQVSLIAKKLKAGEIPEYLNANQDYVSFTVQDTGIGIAPDKTDLIFEAFQQVDGTTSRKYGGTGLGLSISRELARLLGGAIKVESAEGVGSAFTLYLPDNNAESIDHRALAEAAPSAESALQEAGESETRLFENRTSAMNNVDNRLMGTQGSPVISRNVPHPPAEAAIDDDQQHITAGDKVLLIIEDDVKFAHILMEMARGRGFKAIVALQGDKGLEMARHYLPDAIILDIQLPIMDGWSILGELKSNSATRHIPVHVISVIDDVKQGLMMGAIAYLRKPSSKEALDKAFSHIESYTEQQLKRLLIVEDDEVQRKSIIELIGHDDVAITAVSTGQDALNELHGQRYDCMVLDLMLTDMTGFELLDRIRDDEGLNDLPIIIYTGKDLDTKEETRLRKYAESIIIKDVKSPERLLDETTLFLHRVEANLPEDKRKILQKLHNKETLFEGKKILLVDDDIRNVFALSSVLEGYRMEVIFAENGREALDILEANPDIDLVLMDMMMPEMDGYEAMTRIRQMPRFEKLPIIALTAKAMKDDRGKCIEAGASDYVKKPIQTDQLLSLMRVWLYS, from the coding sequence ATGAAAATCAGGAACAAATTGCTGATCGGATTCACCGCTCTGATGGCCATATTGATCGTGTTGACGTTTGTCAGTTATGAACGGCTGCACAACAGCAACCAGCAGTTGGACCAGATGTACCAAGAGCGTTATCTGAAAGTAAGGTATTCGACCGGGATAAGAGGCGAAGTGAACGAAGTGGCCAAAGTGCTGGCGAATTTGCTGCTCAACCCTAGCAATTCGGTTAGTACGGCCAACAATCAGCTGGGTGGAATGGTGGAGGACGCCGAACGGTTTCTTGCGCAAGTGCGTGAACGGGCAGGCAGTGCGTATGAGCACCAACTGGTCGACCGGGTGGAGGAGGCTTGGAACGCGTTCGAGAAGTACGCCGAAAGGCAGATCAACCTGTTGTCCCAAGGACGCGTGGAGGAAGCGAACCAATATCGCAATACGACCGGGCTGCAGGTCCAGCAAGAAGCAATGGACAGCATGAATGCCCTCTCCCGGTACCAGGATCAGGAGATTGATACGCAAATTACGCAGGCCAATGAACAGTATACCCGCGCGGTCCAGATCACGTCGGGGATTACGATTGCCGGTTTGCTGCTGGCTCTGGGAGTTATCCTTTGGGTGCTGCCCAGCATAACCAAAGGCCTCAATACCGTTAATATGATGATCGCCAGTTTGGGCAAGGGGCATTACCGGACGGTCCGGCGCATTCGGGTGAAATCCAGCGACGAGATCGGCCAGGTCGCCGAAGTGCTCAAGGCCGTATCGGGCGATCTGGAAGAGAAGCTGGAAGTGGAGAAAGCCTATTTACAGGCCCAGAAGGATTTGAACTGGACGAACTCAAACATCGCGAGGGTTCCCGAGCTGCTGCGCGGCATCGGATCCATCCGCCAGATCTCGCAGATGTTTATCAGCGAATTCGCCCCGGTTCTCGGTGCCCAGGCAGGTGCCGTTTATTTGATAGACGAGGAGAAACATCCCGACGAAATCCGGCGTTACGGAGTCTATGCGCTTGAAGAAACGAGCGAAGCAGGCAAAAAAGCGTACCGGATCGGCGAAGGGCTCATTGGTCAGGTAGCTTTGGACGAACGGCCGATCCAGCTTGAAGAAGCCCCGGGGGATTACGTGCGCATCACGTCGGCGACCGGCCATTCCCAGGCAACAAGCATCATGATCCATCCCATCGTGTTTGAGGATGAATTGATCGGGGTGGTGGAACTGGCTTCCTTTAACGGTTTTAGCGACCTTCAAAAAAATCTGTTCACGCAGCTCGTTTCCAATCTGGGAGTTATCCTGAATAACGTTCGCAGACGGCTGCGGGTCGAAGAACTGCTGCGCGAGTCCCAGGCGTTGACCGAGGAACTGCAGGTGCAATCCGAGGAATTGCAGACCCAGCAAGAGGAATTGCGCCGATCGAACGAAAACCTGGAGGAACAGGCGGCCGCGCTGAAACGTTCGGAGGAGCTGCTGCAGCGGCAGCAGGAAGAGCTGGAACACTTTAATACCGAACTGATTGCCAAGACGCGCGCGCTGGAAGAGCAGGTTCGGGAAGTCGAAGAGAAGAACGACGAGATCGAACAGACCAAGGTGCAGCTGGAGCAGCAAGCGATGCAATTGTCGATGACAAGCAAGTACAAATCCGAGTTTTTGGCAAACATGTCGCACGAGCTTCGCACCCCGTTAAACAGTTTGCTCATCTTGTCGCAGTTGTTGTCCGAGAACAAGGACGGCAATCTGACCGAAAAGCAGCGGGAATATGCACATACGATATACATGTCCGGTGCGGACTTGCTCAAGATGATCGATGAAATACTGGATCTGTCCAAAGTGGATGCCGGCAAAATGGATATCAACTACGAGACCGTCCACATGGAGGATTTGGCCCTGTTCACCAAACAAAATTTCGGGCCGGTCGCGAGCAAAAAGGAACTCGGATTGAACGTCGAATTCGACGCCAATCTGCCGGATTGGATTTATACGGACGGCCATCGCGTGAAACAAATTTTGCGGAATCTGCTGTCGAATGCCTTCAAGTTCACCAATCGCGGCCAAGTCAGTCTGATCGCCAAAAAACTGAAAGCCGGAGAAATTCCGGAATATTTGAACGCGAACCAAGATTACGTCAGCTTCACCGTGCAGGATACAGGGATCGGCATCGCGCCGGACAAGACCGATCTGATCTTCGAGGCTTTCCAGCAAGTGGACGGCACTACAAGCCGCAAATACGGCGGCACGGGACTGGGGTTATCCATCAGCCGGGAACTGGCGCGTTTGCTGGGCGGAGCCATCAAGGTGGAATCTGCGGAAGGCGTGGGCAGCGCCTTTACGCTGTATCTTCCCGACAACAACGCAGAGTCGATTGATCATCGGGCATTGGCTGAGGCAGCGCCTTCCGCCGAGAGTGCGTTACAGGAGGCGGGGGAAAGCGAAACAAGGCTTTTCGAGAACCGGACCTCCGCGATGAACAACGTGGACAACCGCCTGATGGGGACACAAGGAAGCCCTGTCATCAGCAGGAACGTTCCACACCCGCCAGCCGAGGCGGCCATCGACGATGATCAACAGCATATCACGGCAGGCGACAAGGTATTGCTGATCATCGAGGATGATGTGAAATTTGCTCATATTTTGATGGAGATGGCGAGAGGACGCGGATTCAAGGCGATCGTCGCGCTGCAGGGGGACAAAGGGCTCGAAATGGCCCGTCACTATTTGCCGGACGCCATCATTCTGGACATTCAATTGCCGATTATGGACGGCTGGTCCATTCTGGGAGAGCTGAAAAGCAATTCCGCAACAAGACATATTCCGGTACATGTCATTTCCGTCATCGATGATGTCAAACAAGGTTTAATGATGGGAGCCATTGCTTACCTGCGAAAACCTTCGAGCAAGGAAGCGCTGGATAAAGCTTTTTCCCATATTGAATCCTATACGGAACAACAATTGAAACGATTGCTGATCGTTGAGGACGACGAGGTGCAGCGGAAGTCAATCATCGAGCTGATCGGTCATGACGATGTAGCGATCACGGCCGTTTCCACCGGGCAGGATGCGTTGAATGAACTCCATGGTCAACGGTACGACTGCATGGTGCTTGATTTGATGCTGACCGACATGACCGGCTTTGAGCTGCTGGATCGAATTCGGGACGATGAAGGTCTGAATGACCTGCCGATCATTATTTATACGGGAAAAGATCTGGATACCAAAGAAGAGACGAGACTTCGCAAATACGCCGAATCGATTATTATCAAGGACGTGAAATCGCCGGAACGGCTGTTGGATGAGACAACGCTGTTCTTGCATCGGGTCGAGGCCAATCTGCCGGAAGACAAACGCAAGATTCTGCAGAAGCTGCATAACAAGGAGACATTGTTCGAAGGCAAAAAAATATTGCTGGTCGATGACGATATCCGCAATGTGTTCGCGCTTTCCAGCGTTCTCGAAGGCTATCGGATGGAGGTCATTTTCGCCGAAAACGGACGGGAGGCCTTGGACATTCTGGAAGCCAATCCAGACATCGACCTGGTCCTGATGGACATGATGATGCCGGAAATGGACGGCTATGAAGCGATGACGCGAATCCGCCAGATGCCGAGATTCGAGAAGCTGCCGATCATTGCCCTTACGGCCAAAGCCATGAAGGACGACCGCGGCAAATGCATCGAGGCAGGGGCTTCCGATTATGTGAAAAAACCGATCCAGACCGATCAATTATTGTCATTAATGCGGGTATGGTTGTATTCGTAG
- a CDS encoding ATP-binding cassette domain-containing protein, with protein MISTSGITLRYGKRALFEDVNIKFTPGNCYGLIGANGAGKSTFLKILSGEIEANQGEVHITPGERMAVLKQNHFEYDEYPVLETVIMGHSRLYSIMKEKDALYAKADFTEEDGLRAGELEGEFAELNGWDAEPDAAALLIGLGIDRDMHDKKMAELSGNEKVRVLLAQALFGRPNNLLLDEPTNHLDLESIQWLENFLMDYEGTVIVVSHDRHFLNKVCTHIADIDFGKIQLYVGNYDFWYESSQLAIALQRDANKKKEEKIKELQAFIQRFSANASKSKQATSRKKQLDKITLDDIRPSNRKYPFINFKPEREAGKQLLTVDRISKAVEGEPLLNDVSFVVNKGDKIAFVGPNGLPKSLLFDILMGETEADSGEYTWGVTTSQAYFPKDNSKYFDGVELSLVDWLRQYSKDQDETYLRGFLGRMLFSGEEALKKANVLSGGEKVRCMLAKMMQTGANVLILDEPTNHLDLESITALNNGLIDFDGTMLFTSHDHQFIQTIANRIIEITPNGIIDRQMSYDEYLESDEIKELRQKLYPAEA; from the coding sequence ATGATCAGTACAAGCGGCATCACGCTCCGCTACGGAAAACGTGCACTTTTTGAAGACGTGAACATCAAATTCACGCCAGGCAACTGCTATGGCCTGATCGGCGCCAACGGGGCCGGCAAATCAACGTTCCTCAAAATTTTGTCAGGCGAAATCGAAGCAAACCAGGGAGAGGTGCACATCACCCCAGGCGAGCGCATGGCCGTATTGAAGCAAAACCACTTCGAATACGATGAGTACCCGGTTCTTGAAACGGTAATCATGGGTCATAGCCGTCTGTACTCCATCATGAAGGAAAAAGATGCGCTTTACGCCAAAGCGGACTTCACTGAGGAAGACGGCTTGCGTGCGGGTGAACTGGAAGGTGAATTCGCAGAATTGAACGGCTGGGATGCCGAGCCGGATGCGGCTGCACTCCTGATTGGCCTTGGCATTGACCGCGACATGCATGACAAAAAAATGGCAGAGCTGAGCGGTAACGAAAAAGTCCGTGTCCTGCTGGCTCAGGCGCTGTTCGGCCGTCCGAACAACCTGTTGCTCGATGAGCCTACCAACCACTTGGATCTGGAGTCCATCCAATGGCTCGAGAACTTCCTGATGGATTATGAAGGCACCGTTATCGTCGTATCCCACGATCGTCACTTCCTGAACAAAGTGTGTACGCATATCGCGGATATCGATTTCGGCAAAATCCAGTTGTACGTAGGAAACTATGACTTCTGGTACGAGTCCAGCCAGTTGGCGATCGCCCTGCAACGCGACGCGAACAAGAAGAAAGAAGAAAAAATCAAGGAATTGCAGGCATTCATCCAGCGTTTCTCCGCGAACGCTTCGAAATCGAAGCAGGCCACTTCCCGGAAGAAACAGCTCGATAAAATTACGCTGGACGACATCCGTCCGTCGAACCGTAAATATCCGTTCATCAACTTCAAGCCGGAACGCGAAGCCGGGAAGCAGCTGCTCACCGTCGATCGCATCAGCAAAGCGGTGGAAGGCGAGCCATTGTTGAACGATGTAAGCTTTGTAGTGAACAAAGGCGACAAAATTGCGTTTGTTGGACCCAACGGCCTTCCGAAGTCCCTTCTTTTCGATATCTTGATGGGCGAAACGGAAGCGGACAGCGGCGAGTATACATGGGGCGTTACGACTTCCCAAGCCTATTTCCCGAAAGACAACTCCAAGTATTTCGATGGCGTGGAATTGAGCTTGGTGGACTGGCTGCGTCAGTATTCGAAGGATCAGGATGAAACGTATCTGCGCGGTTTCCTTGGTCGCATGCTGTTCTCCGGCGAAGAGGCGCTGAAAAAAGCAAACGTATTGTCTGGGGGCGAGAAAGTTCGCTGCATGTTGGCGAAAATGATGCAAACCGGCGCAAACGTGCTGATTCTTGATGAGCCTACGAACCACTTGGATCTCGAATCGATCACGGCATTGAACAACGGATTGATCGATTTCGACGGCACGATGCTGTTTACGTCCCATGACCATCAGTTCATTCAGACGATCGCGAACCGCATTATCGAAATTACGCCGAATGGCATTATTGACCGTCAAATGAGCTATGACGAGTATCTGGAAAGCGATGAAATCAAAGAGCTTCGTCAAAAGCTGTACCCTGCCGAAGCGTAA
- a CDS encoding fused response regulator/phosphatase, with translation MSILIVDDNPTNIIIIREILKKENYRDVVAASSAMEMFDVLGIGEERGEIRSKPSDIDLILLDMMMPEIDGIEACRIMQKYDNLKDIPIIMVTAIGDSKKLAEALDAGASDYVTKPINKVELMARIRLALRLKQEKDWHKERDQRIQDELKLAAMVQNAVLSPAIEDPLFHVNAIYKPSFELAGDLYSWYPLGEGRYGVLLLDMMGHGISSSLFTMFIASVLKDTVTTYVDPEKVIQELNRRFNQLHLEKQLVQYYFTAIYLVVDTRMKRIDYVNAGHPPALFFQEDGTVDTFDSVCCPVGLFDKMEIDPQTVHYEGEGHIALYTDGLLETVQGDQDTQLEFLKTRLKGAHQWDEPAMQSLFFETEAPPERDDDKCLVWITLKNKGAETE, from the coding sequence ATGAGCATACTTATTGTTGACGACAATCCGACAAATATCATCATCATTCGAGAGATTTTGAAAAAAGAGAATTATCGTGACGTCGTTGCCGCAAGTTCCGCCATGGAAATGTTCGACGTGCTGGGAATTGGCGAAGAGAGAGGCGAGATTCGTTCCAAACCATCGGATATCGACCTGATTTTGCTGGATATGATGATGCCCGAGATCGATGGCATCGAGGCATGCCGGATCATGCAAAAATACGATAATCTGAAAGATATTCCGATTATTATGGTCACCGCGATCGGCGATTCCAAAAAGCTGGCCGAAGCGCTTGACGCCGGGGCGTCCGACTATGTAACCAAGCCTATTAACAAAGTCGAATTGATGGCCCGCATCCGGCTTGCGCTGCGGTTGAAGCAGGAGAAGGACTGGCACAAGGAGCGCGATCAGCGAATTCAGGATGAGCTGAAGCTGGCAGCGATGGTCCAGAATGCTGTTTTGAGCCCTGCCATCGAAGATCCTTTATTTCACGTCAATGCGATCTACAAACCTTCGTTCGAGCTGGCGGGAGATTTGTACTCCTGGTACCCGTTGGGAGAAGGACGTTACGGCGTGCTGCTTCTGGACATGATGGGGCACGGCATCTCATCGTCCCTGTTTACGATGTTTATCGCATCCGTGTTAAAAGATACCGTAACCACGTATGTGGATCCGGAAAAAGTCATTCAAGAGCTGAACCGAAGATTCAATCAACTGCATTTGGAAAAACAGCTTGTGCAGTACTATTTTACCGCGATCTATCTGGTCGTAGATACGCGGATGAAGCGGATCGATTACGTGAATGCAGGGCATCCGCCGGCGCTTTTTTTCCAGGAAGACGGGACTGTGGATACGTTCGACAGCGTGTGCTGCCCTGTGGGCTTGTTCGACAAGATGGAAATTGACCCGCAGACGGTCCATTACGAGGGGGAAGGGCATATCGCTTTATATACGGACGGGCTGCTGGAGACGGTACAGGGAGACCAGGACACACAGCTTGAGTTTCTCAAAACCCGCCTAAAGGGTGCGCACCAATGGGATGAGCCGGCAATGCAATCCTTGTTTTTCGAAACCGAAGCTCCGCCCGAGCGGGACGACGACAAATGCCTGGTATGGATCACATTGAAAAATAAAGGAGCGGAGACAGAATGA
- a CDS encoding cation diffusion facilitator family transporter produces MKVKGVSLKLNAYDEIRKGERGAWVSIAAYLVLSTFKLICGYIFASSALLADGFNNLTDIVASVAVLIGLRISQKPPDSDHAYGHFRAETVAALIASFIMAMVGLQVLFEAVRSWYQGEFTAPNLWAAGVAAVCALVMMGVYRYNYRLSRQINSQALLAAAQDNRSDALVSIGAAVGIVGAQFGLPWLDKVAAIVVGLMICKTAWDIFRDATHSLTDGFDQDQLTDLRTTVSRVPGVELIKDVKARVHGSHVLVDVVIEVDGGLSLIEGHQICDRVEERLKHKHNIMHVHVHVEPKMDNLPQGT; encoded by the coding sequence ATGAAAGTTAAAGGAGTGTCGTTGAAGTTGAACGCTTATGACGAAATACGCAAGGGAGAGCGGGGAGCCTGGGTTAGCATCGCTGCTTATCTCGTGCTGTCCACTTTCAAGCTGATCTGTGGATATATATTTGCTTCCAGCGCCTTGCTCGCGGACGGTTTCAACAACCTTACCGATATCGTGGCCTCCGTGGCTGTATTGATCGGATTGCGCATATCCCAAAAGCCGCCCGATTCCGACCATGCTTACGGTCATTTTCGCGCAGAAACGGTTGCCGCACTGATTGCTTCCTTCATCATGGCCATGGTCGGCCTGCAAGTACTCTTCGAAGCGGTTCGATCCTGGTATCAGGGGGAGTTCACCGCGCCTAATCTGTGGGCCGCCGGAGTGGCGGCAGTGTGTGCGCTGGTGATGATGGGCGTGTATCGCTACAACTACCGGTTATCCCGGCAAATCAACAGCCAGGCGCTCTTGGCTGCCGCCCAGGATAATCGCTCGGACGCCCTGGTCAGCATCGGGGCCGCCGTGGGCATCGTCGGCGCGCAATTCGGCTTGCCTTGGCTCGATAAGGTCGCCGCCATCGTGGTTGGTTTAATGATATGCAAAACCGCATGGGATATTTTCAGGGATGCGACGCATAGCCTGACCGACGGATTCGATCAAGACCAGCTCACAGACCTTCGCACGACGGTATCGCGCGTGCCAGGCGTGGAATTGATCAAGGACGTCAAGGCGCGCGTTCATGGAAGCCATGTGCTCGTGGATGTCGTCATTGAAGTGGACGGCGGGCTCAGTTTGATCGAAGGCCATCAAATCTGTGACCGGGTCGAGGAACGTCTGAAACACAAGCATAATATCATGCATGTTCACGTGCATGTAGAACCCAAAATGGACAATCTTCCCCAGGGAACCTAA
- a CDS encoding general stress protein: MNSTNAKAYAKVVENGVQAVEAVKELQRAGYLADQIFVLAHEEDRTDRIADTADAKEIGMKQEGLFDSIANLFRSRGDELRAKIESMGFTQAEADFYESELDKGKVLVIAKKEE; this comes from the coding sequence ATGAATTCAACCAACGCAAAAGCATATGCCAAAGTGGTGGAAAACGGAGTTCAAGCGGTAGAAGCAGTGAAAGAACTGCAGCGCGCCGGCTACCTTGCTGATCAAATCTTCGTTCTCGCCCATGAAGAGGACCGCACGGACCGCATTGCCGATACGGCGGACGCCAAAGAAATCGGCATGAAGCAAGAAGGTCTGTTTGACTCCATTGCCAATCTGTTCAGATCCCGGGGCGATGAACTGCGAGCGAAAATCGAGTCGATGGGCTTCACCCAAGCAGAGGCCGACTTCTACGAGAGCGAGCTGGACAAAGGCAAGGTGCTCGTCATCGCTAAAAAGGAAGAGTAG
- a CDS encoding MBL fold metallo-hydrolase, with protein sequence MPKIRYNNLDNVSTDKTLKEFRQWREERRRKSKDYTFKVPHHPPDLDFLHANREETTVTWVGHSTFFIQYNGLNIVTDPVWAEKMGFQRRLGPPGIPIRDIPPLDVVLISHSHYDHLHLASLRKLVSAKTLLIVPDGLKRKMVRKGFHRCHELKWWEHLSVGGVKITFVPAQHWTRRTLFDTNTSHWGGYVLESAATVSPAAAESAIAKASNEGSPRTSAGSGSREHRNKGGIRKPEGGAAHHFSVSPPTVYFVGDTGFFPGFRTIGERFDIDITLMPIGAYEPEWFMTSQHVTPEEALQGFVETGSELMVPMHYGTFRLADDTPREALDRLEAERQRLGIAAERIQVLGHGETLRIRHGEDEQT encoded by the coding sequence ATGCCTAAAATCCGCTATAACAATCTGGATAATGTAAGCACAGACAAAACGTTGAAGGAATTCAGGCAGTGGAGGGAGGAACGGCGCAGAAAGTCGAAGGATTATACGTTCAAGGTGCCGCATCACCCGCCTGACTTGGATTTCCTGCATGCCAACCGGGAAGAGACAACGGTGACGTGGGTGGGGCATTCCACCTTTTTCATTCAATATAACGGTCTGAACATCGTCACCGATCCGGTTTGGGCCGAAAAGATGGGGTTCCAGCGTCGGCTTGGACCTCCGGGCATTCCGATCCGGGACATTCCGCCGCTGGATGTGGTGCTGATCTCCCATTCTCATTATGATCACCTGCATTTGGCATCCTTGCGCAAACTGGTGTCCGCCAAAACGCTGCTGATCGTGCCGGACGGACTCAAAAGAAAAATGGTGCGCAAGGGGTTTCACCGCTGCCACGAACTGAAATGGTGGGAGCATCTGTCCGTCGGCGGCGTGAAAATTACGTTTGTGCCTGCCCAGCACTGGACGCGCCGCACGTTGTTCGACACGAATACTTCCCATTGGGGCGGGTATGTTCTGGAGAGCGCTGCGACGGTTTCGCCTGCAGCAGCGGAAAGCGCGATTGCTAAAGCTTCGAATGAGGGGAGCCCTCGAACGTCAGCGGGATCGGGTTCAAGAGAGCACCGGAATAAAGGCGGCATTCGCAAACCGGAAGGCGGAGCGGCCCACCACTTTTCCGTATCTCCGCCCACCGTTTATTTCGTCGGGGATACCGGATTTTTCCCCGGTTTTCGAACGATCGGAGAACGTTTCGACATCGACATCACTCTTATGCCGATCGGGGCCTATGAACCCGAATGGTTCATGACGTCCCAGCACGTGACGCCGGAAGAAGCGCTGCAGGGGTTCGTTGAAACGGGTTCCGAACTGATGGTGCCGATGCATTACGGCACGTTCAGGCTGGCAGACGATACGCCGCGGGAGGCGCTGGATCGCCTGGAAGCCGAACGGCAGCGCCTTGGCATCGCCGCCGAGCGCATTCAGGTTCTCGGTCACGGCGAGACGCTGCGCATTCGCCATGGCGAGGACGAGCAAACCTGA
- a CDS encoding DUF1328 domain-containing protein, with amino-acid sequence MLKWSVVFLIIALIAGIFGFFGIVEAAASIAKVLFFVFVVLFIISLITGRSGMRRS; translated from the coding sequence ATGCTGAAATGGTCGGTCGTTTTTCTGATTATTGCTCTGATTGCAGGCATTTTCGGTTTCTTCGGCATCGTTGAAGCTGCAGCTTCCATTGCCAAGGTCCTGTTCTTCGTTTTCGTGGTGTTGTTCATCATTTCCCTGATTACGGGACGAAGCGGCATGCGACGAAGCTAA
- a CDS encoding cytochrome d ubiquinol oxidase subunit II, protein MSFEIAGIAILWTFLFGYLIVASIDFGAGFFSFYSVLSGHENKIHNIIQRYLSPVWEVTNVFLIFFVVGLVGFYPDSAFYYGTALLVPGSLAIVLLAIRGVYYAYNTYGNNGQNSRIYMALYGATGLLIPAVFSTILAISEGGIIEQSGERVLFSWGEFLTNPYTWSVVLLALVSVLYISAMFLSYYAKRAEDETAFEVLREYALLWSLPTIFASFLAFLQINKQNPQHFQNMLGISWMFIASFVCFVIAVSLVWKRKYMGWCFVAVMLQFAFAWYGYGRSHLPYILYPYVNIYDSFTNRTMGIALITAFSLGLLVLIPSLVLIMRLFLFDADYVRGRTGKKKG, encoded by the coding sequence TTGAGCTTTGAAATTGCGGGCATTGCGATTTTGTGGACGTTTCTGTTCGGATACCTGATCGTTGCGTCGATCGATTTTGGCGCAGGGTTCTTCAGCTTTTACAGTGTACTCTCCGGGCATGAGAATAAAATCCACAACATCATACAGCGCTATCTCTCGCCGGTGTGGGAAGTGACGAACGTCTTTCTCATCTTTTTCGTGGTCGGATTGGTCGGATTTTATCCGGACAGCGCGTTTTACTATGGAACTGCGCTGCTGGTGCCCGGCTCGCTTGCCATCGTGCTGCTTGCGATTCGCGGCGTATATTACGCCTATAACACCTATGGAAACAACGGCCAGAACAGCCGGATATACATGGCCTTGTATGGGGCGACAGGGCTGCTGATTCCCGCCGTGTTCTCCACCATTTTGGCGATCTCCGAAGGGGGGATTATCGAGCAGTCGGGAGAGAGGGTTTTGTTTAGCTGGGGCGAATTTTTGACCAATCCTTACACATGGTCTGTCGTGCTGTTGGCATTGGTGAGCGTGCTTTATATTTCCGCCATGTTCCTGTCCTACTACGCCAAGAGAGCGGAAGATGAGACAGCGTTTGAAGTATTGAGGGAATATGCCTTGCTATGGAGCCTGCCTACCATCTTTGCCAGCTTTCTGGCGTTTTTGCAAATCAACAAGCAGAACCCGCAGCATTTTCAGAACATGCTGGGCATTTCATGGATGTTTATTGCCTCCTTCGTCTGCTTCGTCATTGCGGTATCACTCGTATGGAAACGCAAGTACATGGGGTGGTGCTTCGTAGCTGTCATGCTGCAGTTTGCTTTTGCCTGGTACGGGTATGGCCGCTCGCATTTGCCCTACATCCTGTATCCGTACGTTAACATTTACGACAGCTTCACGAACCGCACGATGGGAATCGCGCTGATTACCGCGTTCAGTCTGGGGCTGTTGGTGCTGATTCCGTCGCTGGTGCTGATCATGAGACTGTTCCTGTTCGATGCCGATTACGTGCGAGGCCGAACGGGGAAAAAGAAAGGATGA